The following nucleotide sequence is from Diorhabda sublineata isolate icDioSubl1.1 chromosome 11, icDioSubl1.1, whole genome shotgun sequence.
aataataataaatgattaattaataatcaaGTTTCTTATTAAAGTGAATATTTAGATTAAAACCcacaataaacaaatattccAAGGTTATCAGATATTTCCAGGCGTTGTTAGTATTTTCAGGGATGTATCCAGGATATTTGGAAATTAGTAAATTAAAAGTCATTAATGcacttaaatttaataattaagcTACTCACCCTTCCAATCTAACATCTACCAAGGATCGATTTAAGGATATCATATCACTAGCTAACAAATTAAACtgattcaatttaaatttttctttcattagtGCTTCTTGTTCAGGGGGAATGTGAACTGGCTTTCCCATTTCCCCAACTTTTCCTGACACAGGGGGTACTACAGGAGCAGGTCTCCATCGCCTCAAAGTCTTAGGTGCATAAGTTTTAGAAACACCATTTatactgaagaaaaaaaattaccataaactggttcaaataacaattttattgagaacttataattttatagattctcAAAATCGATAAGGATACaattgaacaatataaaaattgctttataaaaataattggaaataatgtttttgtttccctcataaaatttattgtacattttATTAATCTCCAAATGTTATTATGAAGTAGTAACAAACACAATATGAAAGTCATGCTCCAATGAATACATTACAGATTATAAatgggatacagtgaaaatctgatttatttactaattttaaaaattatattaaagcaATATACTCATTGCAAACATATTTTACAAGCAGGctttttatatttgatgttagaaaattaaattagaaatatcagataaaataataactatcaAAAGAAGCATATATAAAAGAGAAAGAGGGGAAAGAgggaaaaaactatcaacaaataaaatactaaaaaatgtgaagaaatTGACGAGACACCTTCAAAAGTAAATAGGATTTCCTCAACATGATCCCAATAAACTTAGAAGGCTTACTATTTTCATACGACATCTTTATTATGGTACAAAATCAAAGAAAGATGGAAGCCCTAacgaaaatttggataaaagaGATAGAATAGCTGCAAATGGACTAATAACAaaagaagaacaaataaaaCTGAGATGAAGTACATACAAAGAAATAGAAGGAAAAACTAAGATGGATAGAATAAGAAATGAAATCATAAGAAACAACTTACAACAAGaaacaatcaaagaaaaacaacaaaagaaagagaAGAGACAGACCAAGAAAAACATGGAACAAACAATTAGCAGATATAGGAAATGAAAATGATACTAGCACAGGATAGGAAAAGATGAAGAAAATGGTTAAATGGATAATAAATACGCCCTAATGGAGGCAAAACGAAAAATGAGAAgaagaaacaatattttactgCCAACTTGGCAATATTCAGCATACTTTaacatttacatttatttaaaatagttcTATTTTACACTAAGTTCAAATTAGTAATTCATTGTAATTGGGTTAGGTTTGCATTTTAATTGGAATAAATACTTATATATCCAATACATCAGTACTTACCCATTGTTAGGTTCATTTAATGTATCTTCTTGTACtctatcattaaaaatttcatcttcCACTAATGGTTCCGCTTGTATGTTATCTACTTTCTTGCAGCTACCACCTATGCAATCTGAATAAAAAGAGAGTACCACAACATCAATCAAGAACCATGCTAAGGAGGTTAAAAGGATTACTCTGCAAGTGTGGATTCTTAATTTTCCGTataacatttttatcaatttattcagTTCTACACATCACACGTATTCTTCAATAATTATCAcagattttgttatttaaaaaaaaagaaataataagtCGGATAATCTTGAGATAAACAAtcacttaaaaattatttgtttcagtttttgtaaataacttATCAGCTAAACAAAAGGTCGattaaataagttatttttttaatgatttcagTTTTCATTTTCCGATTCAAACCTgcattttattcataaaagcTGAAATTACACGTCGCACATTCTATTTTACATTCCACATACCTGACATAAGTCAAAATTTAAGTCAACTAAATAAATGCCAAAAAATAGGAGGGGATTTGCCATGttgtcatttttgttattacggaatatttggatttttatgttTCACGCATCTTTTgtaatcataaaataatttcctctttaaagtatttaaatttaatcaCAAGCTATGGTTGTCTCTATATTTTATATGCTTTTAATACTTAACGAATAATAGCTGGAAAAGCGatgaattacaaaaaacgaagaagtaaaaaatttctCAGTATACCTGTCAAAACGACCTTTCGTATTATTGCACAACATTACTAAAACTCGTACTAATTATAATTAAAGCAGCTTGCATTAAGGCTTTGTCTACAGTTAAACCTaagttacttaaaaaaataaaacaatatgtCTTGTCCCTGGGCAAAAATTGAGAAACCAGAACCaataaatttagaagaaattatgTCAGAAGAAGTTGCACGAGAACTTCAAgctaaagaagaaaaaaagtttaaatccCAAATTGAGGGTAAGGGAAATTTTATAATCACCAAAGAATCTGAAGATTTACCTCTTAATGATTTGAGTCTTACTTCAAATGGTACTGAGAACGATGAGATGATTGCAAGGACACTGCAAATGCAATGGGATAAGGAATACGATGAACATTTGAAAAGAACGGAAGAAAAGTTCAATGGTGCTTCTAAAGTTTCAATATCGTTCGAAAATTATCGCaggtgtcctcttgtgggtaagaatatttattaaattgaatgatTATCATATTTAATACTTTACTCTATGACTGTTTTGTAAGTAATAATGATTTATAATTTAAGTTTCTACAAAGTGTATCTGTTTCTATTTCTATCGGCTATAAAAGTGAATTTCtgatttttgtcaaatatatCACCCTTATACTTTTCTAATGTATTCTTAGATTGTTCAAGTGATTCTGAGAAAGAAGAAATCGTAGATATAAGAGATAGAAAAGATTGGGATAGATTTGATGCTGTAAAAAGAGAATTTGATTCAATACCACAATGcggttataaaataaaatcagatgGGAAAATGGTAACCAAACACGACGGCGTGATGAGTGGAAGGAAAAATGCTTGCAAACTATTATCATTTCCACCAGAATTCCAAACAGGAGACGGAGAAAACTTTGATTTGAAGTTATCAAACAAAGTTTTCAATAGGTAACAGCgcttaaacaataaaaactgtttttattggGTCCAAACTTATTCTATTCCAAGTCCTTGTGAACTTATTATTGTTGTATTTGAAtgaagtatattattttttaatttcagtttaaAAATGCACTCTAAACATGAACAAGCTAGACGACGCAAATTCCACGACAAAAAAGAGGATCAAGCCACTGCTACATTTGGTTTTGATCAACCTACTCGTCTCATACTTCTTAAAATGATTAACAATCAACTTTTGAGTGAAATTAATGGGGTCATTAGTATaggtaataatttttatacaaaaacgcaatcaaattaatgttaatttgACTTTTACGTAAACTAAAAGTGTGATTTTTTTAAGACACTCTTCAAATTTCATTGTTCAAACAATTCCAGGTAAAGAAGCAGTTATTCTACACGCCAACTTCGATCCTCTCTTTCCGTTTGATTCAAAAGATTGTGTGATCAAAGTTTTCAAAACCACTCTTTGCGAATACAAACAACGTGATCAGTATATAAGTAATGATCACAGGTTTAAAGATAGGATAGGTAAACAAACTGCTAAAAAGACAGTCCACATTTGGGCTGAAAAAGAAATGGCAAATTTGATGAGATTAGAAAAAGCGGGAATTCCATGTCCTAGAGTAGTTAAGCTGAAGAAACATGTATTGGTTATGTCTTTTATTGGGGAAAACGGTCGAGCTGCACCAAAATTGAAAGACACCTTAATGCAACCTGCTGATTACATTATTGCCTATGATCAGGTAATGTATCTCTTATTTCAATCCTGATCAACCCTCctgtatattattaaatattttaggtGGTTCAAGGAATGAAAAAGTTGTTTGACGAAGCAAATTTAGTACATGGTGATTTATCAGAATATAACATCCTATGGCATGAAGATCAGTGTTATTTTATCGATGTTAGCCAAGCTGTGGAACAGTGTGATGAAAGTGCTTTCAGTTTACTCCATAGAGACTGTAGAAATGTTACTAATGCAAGTATTATGTTTAAATTCCATGGTTTGAtctatttataacatttttgcTATAATTCCTAAGTTAAAATGATGTAATTCCAAAATGGGAATTTACATTGGCCGTAGTTGGATTTCCATAgcaatttcatttgttttggaGACACTGGGAGGCATAAAAGTCAATGTAAAAAGTATTAATTGAACACCAGATGTCTAACAAGAAATGAAGATCTTAGGATGAATAACATTCAATGTATTCCTAGTCATACTCACTTTGATCCCAATTGGGATCGTTCTCATACATACATCATCAACATTTTTGGGATATAGTTCTAAAATGGAGACTTGCATTGGGCATAGTTGGTTTTCCACAACAAATCTATTTGTTTTGGGATCTTAATAGATGTTTATAGAATACTTATTACCAGCTCCTCAGATACAAAATGTATAAAACTAAACTTACATCAATTTCAAATTGCATACATCTACCGTAGTTCCTGTTCcttattgaatatataattatctCATTTTGTAAGTCTTgtttattaggaaaaaataaaccaaaaatctaaaaattcttgtataattggtttttttattacttttttcagtttttcacgaaaaaaggTGTACCAGAGGTACTATCACCCGAAGACCTATTCAAATCTATAAGTGGTTGTGATTTCAGCGAACAAATTGCTCTGTCTAAAATGAAAGAATCGTTTAAAGTGAAACCTCACCTATTGGATAAACCTGGAATTGAattcaaatacaattttgacaCTGCCTGGGAACAATCACAACTTGGAGTTATCCCTCCAGTCCATTCCGTTACGCAAGAACTTGATTTGAACGTTAACAAAGTGATACAGGAAGATACAATTTTAGTTGAATCGCCCAAAGCATAATTTTTTGGAATGAAAACTTGAATCGGTACTAATATATATACAGGAACAggatcaaaatttataaatctttttttaactagtaatttttgttataaaaggAATTAAAGGTGcagaatgaagtttttttttcaattatttctttcaaagtaataattttacaatttgcTGTTTATCTTTTCAAGTGACTGacttgttgaaatatttttgtgatgtttttatcctttatttattaattgtaaataaaataaacgtaTTTCAAATgggtttaataaatatttttatcaatattgtgatgttcttatttatataaactgTATTTGATAACAAAATGGGTGTGATAAATTTATATACCCACTATTCATTAACCGCTACAAGTTCAACTTTATATTGAATACAACATTTAATTAACTTTTATATACATTTGTCACTGTTCCCGATGTATTCACTATGTCATCAAATTGTTGACTTACTTAGGCTCTTAGACCCtcgctttatatattaaaaccaCCTTCTGGTACCTCAAATTCTTGAAATCTCTAGATTGCCGTTAATAAAAATTGCCTGTATAAAAAACAGTCAGCAAAAGAGAAATACttacatattattatatttctttgaatgagaaaatatttttctacattaaaaagttttgttttccataatttgttttataactttttcttaTAATCCCACAAtctttcatcaaatttttatgcaaaattttttCCACTTAATATTACCAAAGGCTGATGTCCTTTGAGTCGATCAGGCGCCTAACCAAAGAGAGAAACTGCAGTGGCTTGGGTCTGCTGCCGGATAGAGGGCATATGATGGCCCCAGTCACGGCATCTCTGGGCTACACCCAAATTTGATTGTCCCTCCGGGGACTACTGCAGGTTACAGTTTGGAGCTAATTCATTGTACAATAGGCGCAAAGCCATGGGTTCTTGGCTTCTTAACAGGTTTTGCCTGGATCTTGGGGTTGGAAGTCCTGGGTGTTTTGGAGGTGGAGACAACTTTATGAACTGAGCAATTTCGGCTCCCTTCTTAGTTTTCTCCGCACTGCTGCGACATTTGAGACATGCCTTGTCAAAAGTATTAGTCAGGGCTTCGGTAGAAACTGAAGCTTTGAGGGTAGTGGATTTCGTGGTACCTGTTTGCTCGGAGTCCTTGgggtgaaaattattatttgtcaGTCCTTGGTACTATGTAGTGCTGAGCCCCCTCAACAACGGCTACTTGAGGGGAAATATTTATGATGCTAGAGATGTTATGACTAGGAAGGGCCATAATATCTTGATAGTCATCTTTCGAACATAAGCAGTAGGGGTTATTACTGAAAAATCCTTCATAGATTAAAGTTGTAAGCAATAACAAAACAGTTCACATTAGATTCACCCTATTCAAGCAAATGCAATAAAAGAATTGGGTTTGTTGCTGATGTGTTAGAAGGGTTTTCCACTAATAAATACCCTGAACGTGAAAAATCCGGGATAAATGAATGAtcatataatatttaatgaGTAAATTCAAGATGTATAGTGTTAACTAATTTGATTCACCTTATTTACCTTATGGTTTCTGTTTTTCTCATGTTTGtagttttgaatcaatttttaatgattatgtGATGTTGTAATCCAAGATATTTCGAAATTCCTTAAtagtattttaaatatgaaGAAAGTGACTCATATAGCTACTAAATCTCGATTACTTACACGCTTGATAAATTGCTTAATTCGTACGATAGGCAGTGAGTCACCTTTTTCAACTTACTTTTTCCTAGTACATCAAGTGAATGTTTTGCGAAATTTCTGTGCAAAACAATTTCATGCGCTTTTTTCTAACTGCCGAATGGAATTTTGtgaatatacaataaataaataagaacaattattattatagacTTCAGAATCTCTTAATATAAAACATGACGTAAACCAACTGATAGTGTTTATGTATTTCTTCCAAATATCGATACATTATTAGTATCGATACTAGCATTTCATAACTATATATCGATAGTTATGTTTAGTATTTTGTCCACTAAATTAGGATTCTACAATTTTACAtgttcttaaaataaaaatattaacaatttataaaaatattacaacaaaCAAATAGACGGATAGATGTTATTAACTAACACTATTAAGTATGCTTTAAAAAACGCACCCAGtgaaaatcgataattttgattataatcgATGAATCGAAATATATCTATCACTAAATATTGCACAATATTAAACCATAAcataaaagtatatatatataagcagTTGAGATAAATTTCAACACAATATTACATACACGCGTATTACATACAAGATGTCGTGTCCGTGGGCAAAAATTGAAACCCCACAACCAccgaaattaaaagaaattatgtCGGAAGAAGCTGCaaaggaaattcaaaaaaagaaagaaaaaaacctGGAaagtaaaaacgaaaattctgTTAATGCGGCAAATTGTACTGAGGATTGTTTAGTAAGTGCAAATGATAGTCAAATGGAATTTGAAGATGATGTATCTTCACGGCTAGTGGAAGGTAGGAAGATATtgtatttaaacattttttacatatccttaaatattaaaaaattgtattgtattgtattttggCAATCTGCGATAAAGTAAAGTACCTATTTTTTCTCATATCATAAGATAAGAAGATAATTCACTGCATCAGTATttggattgaatatttttataaaacgcGTATTTATCGgctgataaatatttaatatataattattttattaggcGATTATTTCAATATACTTTTAACTTTCGAaatcttattattgtttaatgtttaaatacaatctcaatataaatttaataaatgaatgtCCAATTTTAATCAgtatgaaaaacgtttttttactACTTCTAGATAATATAAACAATTGCATTGAAGAGGATTTATTAGaaatcaacaatataaataactggAATACGTATGATAGTTTAGACGATATATTAGCATCAAAACCACAATGCAATGATGTTATAGTGAGGtaagaaaaattatatcgaACTTAATATGATAAAACCTCAACGTTCGCATATAATTTACTTACTTAACCAGTTCTTATATCCTGCAAATATTTATAGTAGCATATTTTATGTTacagtttaaaaaaagaagCTAAACTTTATGATTGCTATGGTAAAAGGTTTGATCATATTTTCACCAATCCTAATTCACGTGTACTACTAGCTAATATGATTGAGAGCCAACTAATATTAAGAATTAATGAAGTTATTAATATAGGTAAGGTcatcatttttcttatattgACTACTTGTTCAATATGTAAAAGCTAATcgctaccactacatcaacagtCTTTATTACTTCATCTGACATGCTTTAAAGttcttatttttgaatattctgtTGGTAAATAGTAGGTTCAGTTACTAAGGTTGCAGATTGCAGGTTTTCAAATTTTGTGCAAAAAGTATTTCTTCAATTCTACCATCACTTAATAGTTGTGAAttttattgtaacaatttggattaattttttgtaatatttcattGTCAGTCAGTCCAAATAttatgattttagtttttttagagAAAATCTGTTTAAATTGACTGGTAAAAATTGATTTAGACTGAAATAGGTCAAAAGtcaatttttacttgttttttgaactgattttatatcaaaatagacctaaaatcaagtaGATTCATCACGAAAAGCATGAAAAAGTTTAAGAAGtagaaaatattatgatttataaACACCTCTTGTTTTCTAATTGTAGATGAGTGACCACTACCAGACAGATCATATGTTTAAACTATCATGGttgattttcttctatatattggTTGTGCAGGTTTTGTATTGATGTGATCTAATCtagttttgatttcaattttcaaaggAATTACATTTCCatggtttatatttttttcctgtCTCTTTCAGTCGTTGTCCATATTTCGGAACCATATGTTAGTTCTACTTTTATCTCTTTATTTCCCCTTCATAACTACTTCATCTCTTTATTTTTCCTCTTTCCTCTTTTAATTCTTTCTTGACTttgttttttaagttttaattcTACCATGCTGCTTTTTTCTGCTAAATTATTTTCCACCATCTCTTTTGGCAATCTTTATGTATcgaaattttctcatatttccaatccttttcctttttttctccTCCTATATCTCCAGTTCGGTTCTGTTCAAAATTGTTTGAGTATCACGATTTATAGTAAACATAacgaattttgataatttcaggAAAACAGACTGTCATATTACAAGCAGATCCCAACTTTTCGTTTGAATCAAACTTATGGAAGGAATGTGTCATAAAAGTTTTTCAACCTTGTTCTGAACCTTACGACAAAGACGATTGGCAATTCTATAAAAACCCATACAAATACTATTTATATATCCTTCGTCGATATTGCTTACATAGACCGTCAAAGCATATAAAATTCGATCCTAGGATAGTGAGCTCTGAAAATAAATTAGCCAAACTGGAATATATTAATCtaagaaaattatacaaagCTAAAGTTCCTTGTCCCAAAGTTGTTATTTTGAAGTATCACATAATGGTTATGTCATTTATTGGAGAAAAAGGCATACCTGCACCCACATTGAAAAATGCTACAATGACACTAGATGATTATGTTATCGCTTATGAACAggtaatatattcattttggtattatatattttttatacatccAATCAAAGTCGATTTTGTCATAATTCGAGGTAGATTTTTCCAGCTTTGTAACTTTTTAATGCAATAGTTTATTCCTTTATATATTCAACCAAAGTAGATTTTGccagaaatttttttataacattttaatgCAATAGTATCAGCTTTGCATGCATCGTCTAgcattttaaacatttattgtgAATTGGTAATAATTTTAATCTGTCTTTCTACCTTACTTGATATATTTTAGGTAATTAGAGGAATGAAATTGATGTTTAATGAAGCCCAGGTAATACATGCCGATTtatcagaaaataaaattttatggcaTAAAGGTCAATGCTATTTCATCGATTTAATTAAAGCTGTAGGACGGAGGCATGATTATGCAATGTATTTCCTTCATAAAGACTGTAGCACAATTACT
It contains:
- the LOC130450490 gene encoding serine/threonine-protein kinase RIO3-like, which translates into the protein MSCPWAKIEKPEPINLEEIMSEEVARELQAKEEKKFKSQIEGKGNFIITKESEDLPLNDLSLTSNGTENDEMIARTLQMQWDKEYDEHLKRTEEKFNGASKVSISFENYRRCPLVDCSSDSEKEEIVDIRDRKDWDRFDAVKREFDSIPQCGYKIKSDGKMVTKHDGVMSGRKNACKLLSFPPEFQTGDGENFDLKLSNKVFNSLKMHSKHEQARRRKFHDKKEDQATATFGFDQPTRLILLKMINNQLLSEINGVISIGKEAVILHANFDPLFPFDSKDCVIKVFKTTLCEYKQRDQYISNDHRFKDRIGKQTAKKTVHIWAEKEMANLMRLEKAGIPCPRVVKLKKHVLVMSFIGENGRAAPKLKDTLMQPADYIIAYDQVVQGMKKLFDEANLVHGDLSEYNILWHEDQCYFIDVSQAVEQCDESAFSLLHRDCRNVTNFFTKKGVPEVLSPEDLFKSISGCDFSEQIALSKMKESFKVKPHLLDKPGIEFKYNFDTAWEQSQLGVIPPVHSVTQELDLNVNKVIQEDTILVESPKA
- the LOC130450225 gene encoding serine/threonine-protein kinase RIO3-like; the encoded protein is MSCPWAKIETPQPPKLKEIMSEEAAKEIQKKKEKNLESKNENSVNAANCTEDCLVSANDSQMEFEDDVSSRLVEDNINNCIEEDLLEINNINNWNTYDSLDDILASKPQCNDVIVSLKKEAKLYDCYGKRFDHIFTNPNSRVLLANMIESQLILRINEVINIGKQTVILQADPNFSFESNLWKECVIKVFQPCSEPYDKDDWQFYKNPYKYYLYILRRYCLHRPSKHIKFDPRIVSSENKLAKLEYINLRKLYKAKVPCPKVVILKYHIMVMSFIGEKGIPAPTLKNATMTLDDYVIAYEQVIRGMKLMFNEAQVIHADLSENKILWHKGQCYFIDLIKAVGRRHDYAMYFLHKDCSTITKFFMKKGVQKVFSPEELFEYITGFEWEE